The following proteins are encoded in a genomic region of Brachypodium distachyon strain Bd21 chromosome 1, Brachypodium_distachyon_v3.0, whole genome shotgun sequence:
- the LOC112270873 gene encoding uncharacterized protein LOC112270873: protein MGSKKNDAPTWAEQWGSGGDEKDTGGSGGNLNGEKKTVTGNVKAAASETYVKAKAASLVGAQKVKSGTSSGIKWVKEQYQKRVSK, encoded by the coding sequence ATGGGTTCCAAGAAGAATGATGCACCGACCTGGGCGGAGCAGTGGGGCTCCGGCGGGGACGAAAAAGacaccggcggcagcggtggaaACCTGAACGGCGAGAAGAAGACTGTCACCGGCAATGTGAAGGCTGCAGCCTCCGAGACCTACGTCAAGGCGAAGGCGGCCTCGCTGGTTGGAGCGCAGAAGGTCAAGTCTGGGACTAGCAGCGGCATCAAGTGGGTCAAGGAACAGTACCAAAAGAGGGTTTCCAAGTGA
- the LOC100827526 gene encoding RING-H2 finger protein ATL79 codes for MAAAAAAATHEPEQQQHGHRNGTATTPASTIASNRWGPYSGAGDFASNMAVILAALLAALALALALHAAARYLLRRCRPRPVEDPEKQSPPAAAEAPAPLVYSAAGTKLVGAAAAECAICLGEFVDGDAVRVMPACGHGFHARCIERWLAGGRRSSCPTCRAPAASTLLQPRGADAGETVPS; via the coding sequence atggcggcggcggcggcggcggcaacgcacgaaccggagcagcagcagcatgggcATCGCAACGGCACGGCCACGACGCCGGCGTCGACCATCGCGAGCAACAGGTGGGGGCCCTACTCCGGCGCGGGCGACTTCGCGAGCAACATGGCCGTCATCCTGGCCGCGCTGCTCGCCGCGCTGGCGCTCGCCCTGGCGCTTCACGCCGCCGCGAGGTAcctgctccgccgctgccgcccccgCCCTGTAGAGGACCCGGAGAAGCAGAGTCCtcccgcggccgccgaggcCCCGGCGCCCCTCGTGTACTCGGCGGCGGGGACCAAGCTGgtgggcgccgcggcggcggagtgcgcGATATGCCTGGGAGAGTTCGTGGACGGGGACGCCGTGCGCGTCATGCCGGCGTGCGGGCACGGGTTCCACGCGCGCTGCATCGAGCGCTGGCTCGCTGGCGGCCGGCGCTCGTCCTGCCCGACGTGCCGCGCGCCGGCGGCTTCGACGCTGCTGCAGCCGCGAGGCGCCGACGCCGGGGAGACCGTGCCGTCTTGA